Proteins encoded in a region of the Streptomyces sp. NBC_00513 genome:
- a CDS encoding peptide MFS transporter: MASSLTTASPSPAHEKTLFGHPIGLATLFMTEMWERFSYYGMRALLVLYLVSGGTDAATGSQGGGLGFTAATATAIYSVYVAMVYLMAMPGGWFGDRVWGARKTVTIAGVVIMTGHVALALPGQIAFFVGLLLVAIGSGLLKANISTMVGHLYKGADSARRDSGFTIFYIGINMGALLAPVGIGMVGELVNWHLGFMLAAVGMGLGLLVFLLAGRTLNPQSNIAPNPLTVDERNSVIRKTIFGLVAIALFYGAVVALDMFTIKWALYPITIAGLIIPVAVLARIKRDKDLSSTEQTRMSAFIWFFVAAAVFWMIYDQGGSTLSLFGNNNSERDLFGWEMPNVLFQSLNPLFVVLLAPLFAWMWLALARRNREPSTIVKFSIALIIVGASFFVFCVPLSQTAGTETKVTMWWLVLIFLMHTVAELCLSPVGLSVTTKMAPQKYGSQMMGVWFLAVTAGDCITGLLGLAEVKLNGVGVVAFQAAAAVLAGVAIYMYRKKVNALMGDVN; this comes from the coding sequence ATGGCTTCCAGCCTGACGACGGCTTCTCCGAGCCCCGCTCACGAGAAGACCCTCTTCGGCCACCCGATCGGCCTGGCCACGCTGTTCATGACCGAGATGTGGGAGCGGTTCTCCTACTACGGCATGCGTGCGCTTCTCGTCCTGTACCTGGTCTCCGGCGGCACGGACGCCGCGACGGGCAGCCAGGGCGGCGGGCTCGGTTTCACAGCGGCGACGGCCACGGCGATCTACTCCGTGTACGTGGCCATGGTCTACCTGATGGCCATGCCCGGCGGCTGGTTCGGCGACCGCGTCTGGGGCGCCCGCAAGACCGTCACCATCGCCGGCGTCGTGATCATGACCGGTCACGTGGCGCTGGCGCTGCCCGGCCAGATCGCGTTCTTCGTCGGTCTGCTGCTGGTCGCGATCGGCTCCGGCCTGCTCAAGGCCAACATTTCCACGATGGTCGGCCACCTGTACAAGGGTGCGGACAGCGCACGCCGCGACAGCGGCTTCACGATCTTCTACATCGGCATCAACATGGGCGCGCTCCTCGCCCCGGTCGGCATCGGCATGGTCGGCGAGCTGGTCAACTGGCACCTCGGCTTCATGCTCGCCGCCGTGGGCATGGGCCTCGGCCTGCTGGTGTTCCTGCTGGCCGGCCGCACTCTCAACCCGCAGAGCAACATCGCCCCGAACCCGCTGACGGTCGATGAGCGCAACAGCGTCATCCGCAAGACCATCTTCGGCCTGGTGGCCATCGCCCTGTTCTACGGCGCCGTGGTCGCACTGGACATGTTCACCATCAAGTGGGCGCTGTACCCGATCACGATCGCCGGTCTGATCATCCCGGTCGCTGTCCTCGCGCGGATCAAGCGGGACAAGGACCTGAGCTCCACGGAGCAGACCAGGATGAGCGCCTTCATCTGGTTCTTCGTGGCCGCCGCCGTATTCTGGATGATCTACGACCAGGGTGGCTCGACCCTCTCGCTCTTCGGCAACAACAACTCTGAGCGCGATCTGTTCGGCTGGGAGATGCCGAACGTCCTGTTCCAGTCGCTCAACCCGCTGTTCGTGGTGCTCTTGGCCCCGCTGTTCGCCTGGATGTGGCTGGCCCTGGCCCGCCGGAACCGCGAGCCCAGCACCATCGTGAAGTTCTCGATCGCCCTGATCATCGTCGGCGCCTCGTTCTTCGTCTTCTGCGTGCCGCTGAGCCAGACCGCGGGCACCGAAACCAAGGTCACCATGTGGTGGCTGGTGCTCATCTTCCTGATGCACACCGTCGCCGAGCTGTGCCTGTCCCCGGTCGGCCTGTCGGTCACCACCAAGATGGCCCCGCAGAAGTACGGCTCGCAGATGATGGGTGTCTGGTTCCTGGCCGTTACCGCCGGTGACTGCATCACGGGTCTGCTCGGCCTGGCTGAGGTGAAGCTGAACGGCGTTGGTGTGGTCGCCTTCCAGGCGGCCGCCGCCGTGCTCGCCGGTGTCGCGATCTACATGTACCGCAAGAAGGTCAACGCGCTGATGGGCGACGTGAACTGA
- a CDS encoding GtrA family protein, with product MSTPKNGSALERLRGLAREAARFGAVGGVGVLVNLGVFNLLRATTDLQVVRASVIAIVVAIGTNYIGFRFFTYRDRSGGDGSRPPTRELPLFALFSAIGLVIESGVLYAGTYGLGMDGRLATNVFKFAGIGVATVFRFWSYRTWVFKALPASRPPAAGAVVEQRERHASEPDAPAASVVPVTPVVPLAHESAAQ from the coding sequence ATGAGCACGCCGAAGAACGGATCCGCCCTCGAACGCCTGCGCGGCCTGGCACGGGAGGCCGCCAGATTCGGGGCCGTCGGCGGAGTCGGTGTCCTGGTCAACCTGGGTGTCTTCAACCTGTTGCGGGCGACCACCGACCTCCAGGTGGTCCGGGCGAGCGTGATAGCCATCGTGGTGGCCATCGGCACGAACTACATCGGTTTCCGCTTCTTCACCTACCGGGACCGGTCCGGCGGCGACGGCAGCCGGCCCCCGACCCGCGAGCTGCCCCTGTTCGCCCTCTTCAGCGCGATCGGCCTGGTCATCGAGAGCGGCGTGCTCTACGCGGGGACCTACGGCCTGGGCATGGACGGCAGGCTGGCCACGAACGTCTTCAAGTTCGCCGGCATCGGCGTCGCCACCGTCTTCCGCTTCTGGTCCTACCGCACCTGGGTCTTCAAGGCCCTGCCCGCGAGCCGGCCCCCGGCGGCCGGGGCCGTCGTCGAGCAGCGGGAACGCCACGCGTCCGAGCCGGACGCCCCGGCCGCCTCGGTGGTCCCGGTCACGCCGGTCGTCCCTCTGGCGCACGAGTCCGCCGCCCAGTAG
- the purE gene encoding 5-(carboxyamino)imidazole ribonucleotide mutase, whose amino-acid sequence MSTSSAGPVIGIVMGSDSDWSVMEAAAQALDEFEIPYEVDVVSAHRMPREMIAYGEQADGRGLKAIIAGAGGAAHLPGMLASVTPLPVIGVPVPLKYLDGMDSLLSIVQMPAGVPVATVSVAGARNAALLAVRMLAAHDPELLARMREFQQELNEQATEKGKRLRAKVAGAESFGFGK is encoded by the coding sequence ATGAGCACCTCTTCCGCAGGCCCCGTCATCGGCATCGTCATGGGCTCGGACTCCGACTGGTCGGTCATGGAGGCCGCGGCCCAGGCGCTGGACGAGTTCGAGATCCCGTACGAGGTCGACGTGGTCTCCGCCCACCGGATGCCGCGCGAGATGATCGCGTACGGCGAGCAGGCCGACGGCCGCGGCCTGAAGGCGATCATCGCGGGCGCGGGCGGCGCCGCCCACCTGCCCGGCATGCTCGCGTCCGTCACCCCGCTGCCGGTCATCGGCGTACCGGTACCGCTGAAGTACCTCGACGGCATGGACTCGCTGCTGTCGATCGTCCAGATGCCCGCCGGGGTTCCCGTCGCGACCGTCTCCGTCGCCGGGGCGCGCAACGCGGCCCTGCTGGCCGTCCGGATGCTCGCCGCCCACGACCCGGAGCTGCTGGCCCGCATGCGGGAGTTCCAGCAGGAACTGAACGAGCAGGCCACCGAGAAGGGCAAGCGACTGCGGGCCAAGGTCGCGGGCGCGGAGTCCTTCGGGTTCGGCAAGTGA
- a CDS encoding 5-(carboxyamino)imidazole ribonucleotide synthase: MTFPVVGMVGGGQLARMTHEAGIPLGIRFKILSDTPQDSAAQVVSDVVIGDHRDLETLRAFARGCDVITFDHEHVPIEHLRALEADGIPVRPGPDALVHAADKGVMRARLDEIGAPSPRHRIVADPADVVAFADEVGGFPVILKTVRGGYDGKGVWFVRTPEDAAAPFHAGVPVLAEEKVDFVRELAANIVRSPHGQAVAYPVVESIQVDGVCDTVIAPAPNLSEELAGEAQSLALRIAKELGVTGHLAVELFETTDGRILVNELAMRPHNSGHWTQDGAITSQFANHVRAVLDLPLGDPRPRARWTVMANVLGGDYPDMYAAYLHCMAHDPQLKIHMYGKDVKHGRKVGHVNTYGDDLDDVLERARHAAGYLRGTITA, translated from the coding sequence GTGACGTTCCCGGTAGTCGGCATGGTCGGCGGCGGACAGCTCGCCCGCATGACCCACGAGGCGGGCATCCCCCTCGGCATCAGATTCAAGATCCTCAGTGACACCCCACAGGACTCGGCGGCCCAGGTCGTGAGCGATGTCGTCATCGGCGACCATCGCGACCTGGAGACGTTGCGCGCCTTCGCGCGCGGCTGTGACGTGATCACGTTCGACCACGAGCACGTACCCATCGAACACCTGCGGGCCCTGGAAGCGGACGGCATCCCCGTCCGCCCGGGGCCCGACGCGTTGGTGCACGCCGCGGACAAGGGGGTGATGCGCGCCCGCCTCGACGAGATCGGCGCGCCCAGCCCCCGCCACCGGATCGTGGCCGATCCGGCGGACGTGGTGGCCTTCGCGGACGAGGTCGGCGGCTTCCCCGTCATCCTCAAGACGGTGCGCGGCGGGTACGACGGCAAGGGCGTGTGGTTCGTGCGCACCCCCGAGGACGCGGCGGCGCCCTTCCACGCGGGGGTTCCGGTGCTCGCCGAGGAGAAGGTGGACTTCGTCCGCGAGCTCGCGGCGAACATCGTCCGCTCCCCGCACGGCCAGGCGGTGGCCTACCCGGTGGTCGAGTCCATCCAGGTCGACGGGGTCTGCGACACCGTGATCGCCCCCGCGCCGAACCTCTCCGAGGAGCTCGCGGGCGAGGCCCAGTCCCTGGCCCTGCGCATCGCCAAGGAACTCGGCGTGACCGGCCACCTGGCCGTGGAGCTGTTCGAGACCACCGACGGCCGGATCCTCGTCAACGAACTGGCCATGCGTCCGCACAACAGCGGCCACTGGACCCAGGACGGCGCGATCACCTCCCAGTTCGCCAACCACGTACGGGCGGTTCTGGACCTCCCGCTCGGCGACCCGCGCCCGCGGGCCCGCTGGACGGTCATGGCGAACGTGCTCGGCGGGGACTACCCGGACATGTACGCGGCGTACCTGCACTGCATGGCCCACGACCCCCAGCTGAAGATCCACATGTACGGCAAGGACGTGAAGCACGGCCGCAAGGTCGGCCACGTCAACACCTACGGCGACGACCTGGACGACGTGCTGGAGCGAGCACGTCACGCTGCCGGCTACCTCAGAGGGACGATCACGGCATGA
- a CDS encoding response regulator transcription factor, which produces MTRVLLAEDDASISEPLARALRREGYEVEVREDGPTALDAGLQGGVDLVVLDLGLPGMDGLEVARRLRAEGHGFPILVLTARADEVDTVVGLDAGADDYVTKPFRLAELLARVRALLRRGATEASQPPATHGVRIDVESHRAWMGEEELQLTAKEFDLLRVLVRDAGRVVTRDQLMREVWDTTWWSSTKTLDMHISWLRKKLGDDAANPRYIATVRGVGFRFEKS; this is translated from the coding sequence ATGACGCGTGTACTGCTCGCCGAGGACGACGCATCCATCTCGGAACCCCTGGCCCGCGCCCTGCGCCGGGAGGGCTACGAGGTCGAGGTCCGGGAGGACGGCCCCACCGCCCTGGACGCGGGACTGCAGGGCGGCGTCGACCTCGTCGTCCTGGACCTCGGGCTCCCCGGAATGGACGGCCTGGAAGTGGCCCGGCGGCTGCGGGCCGAGGGACACGGGTTCCCGATCCTCGTGCTCACCGCCCGCGCCGACGAGGTCGACACGGTCGTCGGCCTGGACGCCGGCGCCGACGACTACGTGACCAAGCCGTTCCGGCTCGCCGAACTGCTGGCCCGGGTACGGGCCCTGCTGCGCCGCGGCGCCACGGAGGCCTCCCAGCCGCCCGCCACCCACGGCGTGCGGATCGACGTCGAGTCGCACCGCGCCTGGATGGGCGAGGAGGAGCTCCAGCTCACCGCGAAGGAGTTCGACCTCCTGCGCGTCCTCGTCCGGGACGCCGGTCGGGTCGTCACCCGCGACCAGTTGATGCGCGAGGTGTGGGACACCACCTGGTGGTCCTCCACCAAGACCCTCGACATGCACATCTCCTGGCTGCGCAAGAAGCTCGGCGACGACGCGGCCAACCCCCGTTACATCGCCACCGTCCGGGGCGTCGGCTTCCGCTTCGAGAAGAGCTAG
- a CDS encoding UDP-glucose/GDP-mannose dehydrogenase family protein, which produces MPLKITVIGTGYLGATHAAAMAELGFEVLGLDVVPEKIEMLASGRVPMYEPGLEELLASHVEGMPGSTGRLRFTTSWEEVGAFGDVHFVCVNTPQKHGEYACDMSYVDSAMDSLAPHLTRPALVVGKSTVPVGSAERLAARLADLAPAGEEVELAWNPEFLREGFAVGDTLHPDRIVIGVQGERAEKLLREVYATPMAEGTPLVVTDFPTAELVKTAANSFLATKISFINAMAEVCEAAGGDVAKLAEAIGHDERIGSKFLRAGIGFGGGCLPKDIRAFMARAGELGADQALTFLREVDSINMRRRGHMVELARDAVGGSFLGKRVAVLGATFKPDSDDVRDSPALNVAGQIHLQGGQVTVYDPKGMDNARRVFPTLGYADSALAAARGAEVVLHLTEWREFRDLDPAELGEVVSDRLVLDGRNSLDPERWRAAGWTYRAMGRPRA; this is translated from the coding sequence ATGCCCCTCAAGATCACTGTGATCGGCACCGGCTACCTCGGTGCCACGCATGCCGCCGCCATGGCCGAGCTGGGCTTCGAGGTACTGGGGCTGGACGTCGTCCCGGAGAAGATCGAGATGCTCGCCTCGGGCCGCGTCCCCATGTACGAACCGGGGCTGGAGGAGCTGCTGGCCTCGCACGTGGAGGGGATGCCGGGCTCGACGGGGCGGCTGCGTTTCACCACCTCGTGGGAGGAGGTCGGCGCGTTCGGCGACGTCCACTTCGTGTGTGTGAACACCCCGCAGAAGCACGGCGAGTACGCCTGCGACATGAGCTACGTGGACTCCGCGATGGATTCCCTGGCCCCGCACCTGACCCGGCCGGCGCTGGTGGTCGGCAAGTCCACCGTCCCGGTCGGCTCGGCCGAGCGGCTCGCGGCCCGGCTCGCGGACCTCGCCCCGGCGGGCGAGGAGGTCGAGCTGGCCTGGAACCCCGAGTTCCTGCGCGAGGGCTTCGCCGTCGGGGACACCCTGCACCCGGACCGCATCGTCATCGGCGTGCAGGGTGAACGCGCGGAGAAGCTGCTGCGCGAGGTGTACGCGACGCCCATGGCGGAGGGCACCCCGCTGGTGGTGACCGACTTCCCGACGGCCGAGCTGGTCAAGACGGCCGCGAACTCCTTCCTCGCGACGAAGATCTCCTTCATCAACGCGATGGCCGAGGTGTGCGAGGCGGCCGGCGGTGACGTGGCCAAGCTGGCCGAGGCCATCGGTCACGACGAGCGGATCGGCTCGAAGTTCCTGCGCGCGGGCATCGGCTTCGGCGGTGGCTGCCTGCCCAAGGACATCCGGGCCTTCATGGCGCGGGCGGGCGAGCTGGGCGCGGACCAGGCGCTGACCTTCCTGCGGGAGGTCGACTCCATCAACATGCGCCGGCGCGGCCACATGGTCGAACTGGCCCGGGACGCCGTGGGTGGTTCGTTCCTCGGCAAGCGGGTCGCGGTGCTGGGTGCCACCTTCAAGCCGGACTCGGACGACGTGCGCGACTCGCCCGCGCTGAACGTGGCCGGGCAGATCCACCTCCAGGGCGGCCAGGTCACCGTCTACGACCCCAAGGGCATGGACAACGCCCGCCGCGTCTTCCCCACGCTGGGCTACGCGGACTCCGCGCTCGCGGCAGCCCGGGGCGCCGAGGTCGTGCTGCACCTCACCGAGTGGCGCGAGTTCCGCGACCTCGACCCGGCGGAGCTCGGCGAGGTCGTCTCCGACCGGCTGGTCCTGGACGGCCGCAACTCGCTGGACCCCGAGCGCTGGCGCGCCGCCGGCTGGACCTACCGCGCCATGGGCCGCCCCCGGGCCTGA
- a CDS encoding ATP-binding protein, which yields MRRRLINSTLAVVLVVIAVFGVSLVIVETRTITSSAQDRIGSEALRLVGIVESNVLENKPINPAALAEQLDVGKYARITVPGQAPVEVGDPIDESVIRGTAHGEQGEEVVVEATRSTVTREVGRTLAVVGAVALLAVVAAVLLAVRQANRLASPLTDLAETAERLGSGDPRPRHKRYGVPELDRVADVLDSSAERIARMLTAERRLAADASHQLRTPLTALSMRLEEITVTDDLETVRDEATIALTQVERLTDVVERLLTNSRDPRTGSAVPFDLDEVVKQQVEEWRPAYRSAGRAIVRSGKTGMRAVGTPGAVSQVLATLVENALMHGGGTVALRTRVTGNQAVLEVTDEGPGVPPDLGNRIFERAISGRNSTGIGLAVARDLAEADGGRLELLQTQPPVFALFLSRTAPERAEDPEPMVR from the coding sequence ATGCGCCGCCGCCTGATCAACTCCACGCTCGCCGTGGTGCTCGTCGTGATCGCCGTGTTCGGGGTCTCCCTGGTCATCGTCGAGACCCGGACCATCACCAGCAGCGCCCAGGACCGCATCGGGTCCGAGGCGCTGCGCCTGGTGGGCATCGTCGAGTCGAACGTCCTGGAGAACAAGCCGATCAACCCCGCGGCGCTCGCCGAGCAACTGGACGTCGGCAAGTACGCCCGCATCACCGTCCCGGGGCAGGCGCCCGTCGAGGTCGGCGATCCCATCGACGAGAGCGTCATCCGGGGCACCGCCCACGGCGAGCAGGGCGAGGAAGTGGTCGTCGAGGCCACCCGCTCGACGGTCACCCGGGAGGTCGGCCGCACCCTGGCCGTGGTCGGCGCGGTGGCGCTGCTGGCGGTCGTGGCGGCCGTACTGCTCGCCGTACGCCAGGCCAACCGGCTGGCCTCCCCGCTCACCGACCTCGCGGAGACGGCGGAACGGCTGGGGTCCGGGGATCCGCGGCCCCGCCACAAGCGGTACGGGGTTCCCGAGCTCGACCGGGTCGCGGACGTGCTGGACTCCAGCGCGGAGCGGATCGCACGGATGCTGACGGCGGAGCGGCGGCTCGCCGCGGACGCCTCGCACCAGTTGAGGACGCCGCTGACGGCCCTGTCGATGCGGCTGGAGGAGATCACGGTCACCGACGACCTGGAGACCGTGCGGGACGAGGCGACGATCGCCCTCACCCAGGTGGAGCGGCTCACGGACGTGGTCGAGCGGCTGCTGACGAACTCGCGGGACCCGCGGACCGGCTCGGCGGTCCCGTTCGACCTGGACGAGGTCGTCAAACAACAGGTCGAGGAGTGGCGGCCGGCCTACCGCAGCGCCGGGCGGGCCATCGTGCGCTCGGGGAAGACGGGCATGCGGGCCGTGGGCACCCCCGGCGCGGTCTCGCAGGTGCTGGCCACCCTCGTGGAGAACGCGCTCATGCACGGCGGCGGCACGGTCGCCCTGCGTACCCGGGTGACCGGCAACCAGGCGGTGCTGGAGGTCACGGACGAGGGCCCCGGCGTCCCGCCGGACCTCGGCAACCGGATCTTCGAGCGGGCCATCAGTGGCCGGAACTCCACCGGTATCGGCCTGGCGGTCGCGCGCGACCTCGCGGAGGCCGACGGCGGACGCCTGGAGCTGCTGCAGACCCAGCCGCCGGTGTTCGCGCTGTTCCTCAGCCGCACCGCGCCGGAGCGCGCGGAAGACCCCGAGCCGATGGTGCGCTGA
- a CDS encoding dipeptidase — protein sequence MSAAQRLGEARELLAEHPVVDGHNDLPWALREQVRYDLDRRDIAADQSGHLHTDLPRLRAGGVGAQFWSVYVRSDYAGDEAVSATLEQIDLVDQLIARYPADLVRALTADDMEAARAEGRIASLMGAEGGHSINNSLATLRALHRLGVRYMTLTHNDTIDWADSATDEPRHGGLSGFGREVVREMNRVGMLVDLSHVAATTMRDALAVSAAPVIFSHSSARAICDHPRNIPDDVLALLPANGGVAMATFVPKFILPEAVAWTLAADENLRAHGFHHLDTTPEAMALHRAFETQRPRPVATAATVADHLDHMREVAGVDHIGIGGDYDGTAFTPAGLDDVAGYPNLIAELLARGWSRADLTKLTWSNAVRALRDAEAVARELTAARGPSNAVLQP from the coding sequence GTGAGCGCCGCGCAGCGCCTGGGCGAGGCGCGTGAGCTGCTGGCCGAGCATCCGGTCGTCGACGGCCACAACGACCTGCCGTGGGCGCTGCGCGAGCAGGTCCGTTACGACCTCGACCGGCGGGACATCGCCGCCGACCAGTCGGGCCACCTGCACACCGACCTGCCCCGGCTGCGCGCCGGCGGGGTCGGCGCACAGTTCTGGTCCGTGTACGTGCGCTCCGACTACGCGGGCGACGAGGCGGTCAGCGCCACCCTGGAGCAGATCGACCTCGTCGACCAGCTGATTGCCCGTTACCCCGCCGACCTGGTGCGGGCCCTGACGGCCGACGACATGGAGGCGGCCCGCGCCGAGGGGCGGATCGCCTCCCTGATGGGCGCCGAGGGCGGGCACTCCATCAACAACTCGCTCGCCACCCTGCGCGCCCTGCACCGGCTGGGCGTGCGGTACATGACGCTCACGCACAACGACACCATCGACTGGGCGGACTCGGCGACCGACGAACCCCGGCACGGCGGCCTGAGCGGCTTCGGCCGCGAGGTCGTCCGCGAGATGAACCGCGTCGGCATGCTCGTGGACCTCTCGCACGTGGCCGCGACCACGATGCGCGACGCCCTCGCGGTCTCGGCCGCGCCGGTGATCTTCTCGCACTCCTCGGCGCGGGCGATCTGCGACCACCCGCGCAACATCCCGGACGACGTGCTGGCGCTGCTGCCCGCCAACGGCGGCGTGGCCATGGCCACCTTCGTGCCCAAGTTCATCCTCCCCGAGGCCGTCGCCTGGACCCTGGCCGCCGACGAGAACCTGCGGGCCCACGGGTTCCACCACCTCGACACCACCCCCGAGGCGATGGCCCTGCACCGGGCCTTCGAGACGCAGCGCCCGCGCCCGGTGGCCACCGCCGCGACCGTCGCCGACCACCTGGACCACATGCGCGAGGTGGCGGGCGTCGACCACATCGGCATCGGCGGCGACTACGACGGCACGGCCTTCACCCCGGCCGGGCTGGACGACGTGGCCGGCTACCCGAACCTGATCGCCGAGCTGCTGGCACGCGGCTGGTCGCGCGCCGACCTGACGAAGCTGACCTGGTCCAACGCCGTACGGGCGCTGCGCGACGCCGAAGCGGTGGCCCGCGAGCTCACCGCGGCGCGGGGGCCGTCCAACGCGGTGCTCCAGCCGTAG